From the genome of Denticeps clupeoides chromosome 4, fDenClu1.1, whole genome shotgun sequence, one region includes:
- the frmpd1a gene encoding FERM and PDZ domain-containing protein 1 isoform X1: MEERDRSRSPSRRTSRVEQVVGRWLRRSRDSTSRERVLEEGRVVDSGASDQRSFPIRVTVQLLRDPTLQSHGFTVTTQSPLLVHDVTPGGPADGRLVPGDQPLKINSVAVDDLSAEQAADIIRECQDTLTITVLRNTVGPKSSFITPEKRAKLKSNPVKVRFAEEVLVNGHTQGNSLLFLPNVLKVYLENGQTKAFKFDSKTTVKDIVMTLKEKLSIARIEHFTLVLEQQYSSNKLLMLHEEELIQQVVGKKETHDYRCLFRICFVPRNHQDMLEDDPVAFEYLYLQCVSDVLQERFAVEMKCNTALRLAALHIQERLASSGQSPKTPLKTVTKEWGIESFVSTTLLRNMREKDLRKAISYHMKRTINLEPKQKLISVNQARLNYLNDMGELKSYGGRSFSATLMLQDRESMVSLLVGAQYGVSQVINHKLSIMTTLTEFTSITRVELIPESERVSLVKIYLQDIKVEEPITLLLESAAAKELSCLVAGYCKLMVNPNVCVFPWTSSRKSPRISAEEGYVSRCGSDSEDSDTDVDALLAHVASAAHDSHQRAKEPLAKEAERTDKEQGGEEKTEQDNKDTTDNSAENGRETETQKREEKEHDEEIRNMQREGGATVENEESSEQGQTGLLEEPASEASDSCRTDSHVLCSVSSDSMDALEEDDLLTFFSATRPCHLSVRDAYRLHESLSPVPRHESPSIDGCHRSLSHSDGDSDPFQCLAALSSMAASLPSPPEASEEEEDGGEEETGSDVCVFTFKQSDARHFYNICSSVTPDSARSLPRIPSQGEGEEEEREMASVPLLRPPPGFGDSSSDDEFFDAQERLVSPEQPSSASMTRENSTESSGIKRTLSLSDIGLKVTEGSNERRGEAWQTEDRDRTFSLSERRSRKRRSFLETDFTSLVSFPGQNQRWRQQDGGPIHSAEGFQGIGHNPCPTVMSFTCTESEPYQLESKPITVSRRRAASSALREHGNHRRRHLTEMEVEPDAMETKAVTELLPTAISAVRSCAEPDQSRNADREGEPVGGLFESLFASHLFFRQPDGKIQNHDSANDEDGQINRPSCPDQEEPPATLHQYSIPIILCTSNSDAEGSEELEMEPFVSSTNRSNGVESGQRVLSQAEEEEEDTDSTGETSYQEPPKSLEPQTSFLMSPCSTGIMGRLSASTLRGKIQSLPLYLSRSQEMNSEDFVESNPTFRRRFSETERGRRHHGNEHVHEEKQEAVTSDVTEVKVVTIVSEEVTEVIEEVLEVGQRSPASRTEANAPHSPRPQKDVPFKHDPTNNNSPPMVVVTTQSLNGPWGISCPHAGDQTHMHFLPSGCGMFTNFDSRPTLSQPQSLPNASPQGKPDLGCNSMLAQGCEVLLEGVQTPMEVCGCQSVYTNCFSGVLDKDSFDDELTVYEFSCRTQGNITGGLPFVAIPPPPSSSPFSPTSSSSSSSPLPSFPCVVLPPSNELSPLLSPLERVHCFLSEREDGTIAALLTRKYSSAPAGFSALQKDVETLLSLLGSALSTRGGIHEALEHHRDSCAAHFSENKRCLHAEARGLLAGCQQVVRTGQSPEETLQALVQSFRALVQLASICLYFTSCARCQERHAQALAGLADVTRTYREFARAAEHVGSTATGKPSSCHDLSIKLLARQCTALTTSVFCLTQLFRTLTAL, translated from the exons ATGGAGGAGCGGGACAGAAGCCGGTCTCCGTCCCGCCGGACTAGCCGAGTGGAGCAGGTTGTTGGGCGTTGGTTACGCCGCTCAAGAGACTCCACCAGCAG AGAGCGTGTTCTTGAAGAAGGCCGGGTGGTTGATAGTGGAGCCTCAGACCAGAGAAGCTTTCCTATTAGGGTGACGGTTCAGCTGCTACGAGACCCGACCCTTCAATCTCATGGCTTCACTGTGACCACACAGTCCCCTTTACTCGTGCATGATGTGACCCCAG GTGGCCCAGCAGATGGTAGACTTGTGCCTGGCGATCAGCCCCTGAAAATCAACAGTGTCGCTGTTGATGACCTCTCTGCAGAGCAGGCCGCTGACATCATCAG GGAATGTCAAGACACACTAACAATAACAGTCCTCAGGAATACCGTG GGCCCCAAGTCATCGTTTATAACCCCAGAGAAGAGAGCAAAGCTGAAGTCTAACCCGGTCAAGGTGCGATTTGCAGAGGAGGTGCTAGTCAATGGTCACACTCAG GGCAACTCTCTGCTATTTCTTCCAAATGTGTTAAAGGTGTACCTGGAAAATGGTCAGACAAAGGCCTTCAAATTTGACAGCAAGACCACCGTTAAG GACATTGTGATGACCCTGAAGGAGAAGCTCTCCATCGCTCGCATCGAGCACTTCACTCTGGTGCTGGAGCAGCAGTACAGCAGCAATAAACTCCTCATGTTGCACGAGGAGGAGCTAATACAGCAG GTGGTGGGGAAGAAGGAGACCCATGACTACAGGTGTCTGTTTAGGATCTGCTTTGTGCCGAGAAACCATCAAGACATGCTGGAGGACGACCCGGTGGCCTTTGAGTACCTGTatcttcag tgtgtgagtgatgtGTTGCAGGAGAGGTTTGCAGTGGAGATGAAGTGTAATACTGCTCTAAGACTGGCAGCACTACACATTCAGGAGCGACTGGCCAGTTCTGGACAGTCCCCTAAAACCCCACTGAAAACTGTCAC GAAGGAGTGGGGAATTGAGAGCTTCGTCTCCACAACCCTGCTGAGGAACATGAGAGAGAAGGACCTGAGGAAAGCCATCAGCTACCATATGAAAAGAACCATAAACCTGGAGCCTAAACAGAAG CTAATTTCTGTGAACCAGGCGAGGCTGAACTACCTGAATGATATGGGGGAGCTCAAGTCGTATGGGGGGAGATCGTTCAGTGCCACTCTAATG CTTCAAGACAGAGAATCCATGGTGAGTTTACTCGTTGGTGCTCAGTATGGCGTGAGCCAAGTGATCAACCACAAACTGAGCATCATGACCACGCTGACAGAGTTCACCAGCATCACCAGAGTGGAGCTCATTCCGGAGTCTGAGCGCGTCAGCCTGGTCAAAATCTACCTCCAGGACATCAAGGTAGAAGAA CCAATCACTCTGCTGCTGGAGTCGGCGGCAGCCAAAGAGCTGTCCTGTCTGGTGGCTGGTTACTGCAAGCTGATGGTGAACCCGAACGTCTGCGTGTTCCCGTGGACAAGTAGCCGCAAGAGCCCTCGGATATCAGCAGAGGAGG GATATGTGTCTCGCTGTGGCAGCGACTCCGAAGACTCCGACACCGACGTGGACGCTCTGCTGGCTCACGTGGCCAGTGCTGCACATGACAGCCACCAGAGGGCCAAAGAGCCACTGGCGAAAGAGGCGGAAAGGACAGATAAAGAACAGGGTGGAGAGGAGAAGACGGAGCAGGACAACAAAGACACAACAGACAATTCAGCAGAGAATGGAAGAGAAACCGAGACACAGAAAAGGGAAGAAAAGGAGCATGACGAAGAGATCAGAAATATGCAGCGGGAAGGTGGAGCGACTGTGGAGAATGAGGAAAGTTCTGAACAGGGACAGACAGGACTGTTGGAGGAGCCAGCATCAGAGGCGTCTGATTCGTGCCGAACAGACTCCCATGTCCTCTGTAGTGTCTCCAGCGATTCCATGGATGCCCTGGAGGAAGATGACCTGCTAACGTTCTTCTCTGCTACCCGGCCCTGCCATCTGAGCGTGAGAGACGCATACCGTCTGCACGAAAGCCTGTCCCCAGTGCCACGCCACGAGTCTCCGTCAATCGATGGTTGCCACCGAAGCCTGTCCCATAGCGATGGGGACAGTGACCCTTTCCAGTGTTTGGCAGCGCTCTCGAGCATGGCAGCAAGTCTGCCAAGTCCGCCGGAGGccagcgaggaagaggaggacggtGGCGAGGAGGAGACGGGCAGTGATGTCTGCGTGTTCACCTTCAAACAGAGCGACGCTCGCCACTTCTACAACATATGCTCCAGTGTCACACCCGACAGCGCCCGCAGTTTACCCAGGATTCCCTCGcagggggagggagaggaagaagagCGAGAGATGGCCTCCGTACCCCTCCTTCGGCCCCCGCCTGGCTTTGGGGACAGCAGCTCAGATGACGAGTTTTTCGATGCTCAGGAGAGACTGGTGTCCCCAGAACAGCCATCATCTGCCAGTATGACCCGAG AAAATTCAACTGAATCCAGTGGCATAAAACGAACTCTCAGTCTGAGTGACATTGGCCTTAAAGTGACTGAAGGAAGCAacgagagaagaggagaggcgtggcaaaCAGAGGACAGAGACAGGACATTTTCGCTGTCGGAGAGAAGATCGCGAAAACGCCGGTCCTTCTTGGAGACGGATTTCACTTCCCTCGTGTCATTTCCAGGCCAGAACCAAAGATGGCGGCAACAGGACGGGGGACCCATTCACAGCGCTGAGGGGTTTCAGGGCATCGGCCACAATCCATGCCCTACAGTGATGTCTTTTACCTGTACTGAGTCCGAACCGTACCAACTCGAATCCAAACCAATCACCGTGTCCCGCCGCAGGGCGGCCAGCAGTGCTCTCCGCGAGCACGGTAACCACAGGAGGCGGCACTTAACAGAGATGGAGGTAGAACCTGATGCCATGGAAACCAAAGCGGTAACTGAGCTTCTGCCCACTGCTATATCGGCCGTGCGCTCGTGTGCAGAGCCCGACCAGAGTAGAAATGCTGACCGGGAAGGGGAACCGGTAGGTGGCTTGTTCGAAAGTCTCTTTGCTAGCCACTTATTTTTCAGGCAGCCAGACGGGAAGATACAAAACCACGACTCAGCGAACGATGAGGATGGACAGATAAATAGGCCTTCTTGCCCTGACCAGGAGGAGCCTCCTGCCACTCTGCACCAGTACTCCATCCCAATCATACTCTGCACATCGAACTCTGATGCAGAGGGATCAGAAGAACTGGAAATGGAACCGTTCGTGTCTTCCACTAACAGGTCGAATGGGGTGGAATCAGGCCAGAGGGTTCTGTCCCAggctgaggaagaagaggaagatacAGATAGCACTGGGGAGACTTCCTATCAGGAGCCCCCAAAATCCTTGGAGCCCCAGACTAGCTTTTTAATGTCTCCATGTTCCACAGGGATCATGGGTCGTCTATCAGCCTCTACACTGAGGGGGAAGATCCAGAGTCTTCCGCTTTACCTGTCTCGTTCCCAAGAAATGAATAGTGAGGACTTTGTTGAATCTAACCCTACGTTCAGAAGAAGGTtctcagagacagagagagggagaagacatCATGGAAATGAGCATGTGCATGAGGAAAAGCAGGAAGCTGTCACCTCTGATGTCACTGAGGTGAAGGTGGTGACAATTGTGTCTGAAGAGGTTACAGAGGTGATCGAGGAGGTGTTGGAGGTTGGTCAGCGAAGCCCAGCCTCCCGGACCGAGGCGAACGCCCCTCACAGCCCTCGGCCACAGAAAGACGTCCCGTTCAAACATGACCCCACCAATAACAACAGCCCACCAATGGTGGTAGTGAccacacagagtctgaatggacCTTGGGGGATAAGCTGCCCCCATGCTGGTGACCAAACCCACATGCACTTTCTCCCGTCGGGGTGTGGCATGTTCACAAACTTTGATTCTCGGCCTACCCTGTCCCAGCCACAGTCTTTGCCCAACGCAAGCCCGCAGGGAAAGCCGGATTTAGGCTGTAACTCCATGCTTGCCCAGGGCTGTGAGGTGCTTCTGGAAGGAGTCCAGACCCCGATGGAAGTGTGTGGCTGCCAGTCTGTCTACACCAACTGCTTCAGTGGCGTCCTGGACAAGGACAGCTTCGATGACGAGCTGACGGTTTATGAGTTCTCCTGCCGCACACAAGGAAACATCACTGGGGGTCTTCCTTTTGTGGCcatcccccctcctccctcttctTCCCCGTTctcccccacctcctcctcctcttcttcctcacccCTTCCATCGTTCCCCTGTGTGGTCCTACCCCCCTCCAACGAGCTCAGCCCCCTGCTCTCCCCACTCGAGCGTGTCCACTGTTTCCTGTCTGAGCGCGAAGACGGGACCATTGCTGCTTTACTGACCCGCAAATACTCCTCAGCCCCTGCTGGCTTCTCAGCACTCCAAAAGGACGTAGAGACGCTCCTGTCCCTCTTGGGGAGTGCTCTGTCCACGCGTGGCGGTATCCATGAGGCACTGGAGCATCACAGGGACTCGTGTGCCGCACACTTCTCGGAAAACAAGAGGTGCCTGCACGCGGAGGCCCGCGGGCTGTTAGCGGGGTGCCAGCAGGTGGTGCGGACTGGACAGAGCCCCGAGGAGACCCTGCAGGCGCTGGTGCAGAGCTTCCGTGCCCTGGTGCAGCTGGCGTCCATCTGCCTGTACTTCACCAGCTGCGCGCGGTGCCAGGAGCGCCACGCGCAGGCACTGGCCGGCCTGGCGGACGTGACGCGGACGTACCGGGAGTTCGCCCGCGCGGCCGAGCACGTCGGCAGCACCGCCACCGGCAAGCCGAGCAGCTGCCACGACCTCAGCATCAAGTTGCTGGCACGCCAGTGCACAGCCCTCACCACCTCGGTGTTCTGCCTCACACAACTCTTCCGCACCCTCACTGCACTCTGA
- the frmpd1a gene encoding FERM and PDZ domain-containing protein 1 isoform X4: MNSGPADGRLVPGDQPLKINSVAVDDLSAEQAADIIRECQDTLTITVLRNTVGPKSSFITPEKRAKLKSNPVKVRFAEEVLVNGHTQGNSLLFLPNVLKVYLENGQTKAFKFDSKTTVKDIVMTLKEKLSIARIEHFTLVLEQQYSSNKLLMLHEEELIQQVVGKKETHDYRCLFRICFVPRNHQDMLEDDPVAFEYLYLQCVSDVLQERFAVEMKCNTALRLAALHIQERLASSGQSPKTPLKTVTKEWGIESFVSTTLLRNMREKDLRKAISYHMKRTINLEPKQKLISVNQARLNYLNDMGELKSYGGRSFSATLMLQDRESMVSLLVGAQYGVSQVINHKLSIMTTLTEFTSITRVELIPESERVSLVKIYLQDIKVEEPITLLLESAAAKELSCLVAGYCKLMVNPNVCVFPWTSSRKSPRISAEEGYVSRCGSDSEDSDTDVDALLAHVASAAHDSHQRAKEPLAKEAERTDKEQGGEEKTEQDNKDTTDNSAENGRETETQKREEKEHDEEIRNMQREGGATVENEESSEQGQTGLLEEPASEASDSCRTDSHVLCSVSSDSMDALEEDDLLTFFSATRPCHLSVRDAYRLHESLSPVPRHESPSIDGCHRSLSHSDGDSDPFQCLAALSSMAASLPSPPEASEEEEDGGEEETGSDVCVFTFKQSDARHFYNICSSVTPDSARSLPRIPSQGEGEEEEREMASVPLLRPPPGFGDSSSDDEFFDAQERLVSPEQPSSASMTRENSTESSGIKRTLSLSDIGLKVTEGSNERRGEAWQTEDRDRTFSLSERRSRKRRSFLETDFTSLVSFPGQNQRWRQQDGGPIHSAEGFQGIGHNPCPTVMSFTCTESEPYQLESKPITVSRRRAASSALREHGNHRRRHLTEMEVEPDAMETKAVTELLPTAISAVRSCAEPDQSRNADREGEPVGGLFESLFASHLFFRQPDGKIQNHDSANDEDGQINRPSCPDQEEPPATLHQYSIPIILCTSNSDAEGSEELEMEPFVSSTNRSNGVESGQRVLSQAEEEEEDTDSTGETSYQEPPKSLEPQTSFLMSPCSTGIMGRLSASTLRGKIQSLPLYLSRSQEMNSEDFVESNPTFRRRFSETERGRRHHGNEHVHEEKQEAVTSDVTEVKVVTIVSEEVTEVIEEVLEVGQRSPASRTEANAPHSPRPQKDVPFKHDPTNNNSPPMVVVTTQSLNGPWGISCPHAGDQTHMHFLPSGCGMFTNFDSRPTLSQPQSLPNASPQGKPDLGCNSMLAQGCEVLLEGVQTPMEVCGCQSVYTNCFSGVLDKDSFDDELTVYEFSCRTQGNITGGLPFVAIPPPPSSSPFSPTSSSSSSSPLPSFPCVVLPPSNELSPLLSPLERVHCFLSEREDGTIAALLTRKYSSAPAGFSALQKDVETLLSLLGSALSTRGGIHEALEHHRDSCAAHFSENKRCLHAEARGLLAGCQQVVRTGQSPEETLQALVQSFRALVQLASICLYFTSCARCQERHAQALAGLADVTRTYREFARAAEHVGSTATGKPSSCHDLSIKLLARQCTALTTSVFCLTQLFRTLTAL, encoded by the exons ATGAATA GTGGCCCAGCAGATGGTAGACTTGTGCCTGGCGATCAGCCCCTGAAAATCAACAGTGTCGCTGTTGATGACCTCTCTGCAGAGCAGGCCGCTGACATCATCAG GGAATGTCAAGACACACTAACAATAACAGTCCTCAGGAATACCGTG GGCCCCAAGTCATCGTTTATAACCCCAGAGAAGAGAGCAAAGCTGAAGTCTAACCCGGTCAAGGTGCGATTTGCAGAGGAGGTGCTAGTCAATGGTCACACTCAG GGCAACTCTCTGCTATTTCTTCCAAATGTGTTAAAGGTGTACCTGGAAAATGGTCAGACAAAGGCCTTCAAATTTGACAGCAAGACCACCGTTAAG GACATTGTGATGACCCTGAAGGAGAAGCTCTCCATCGCTCGCATCGAGCACTTCACTCTGGTGCTGGAGCAGCAGTACAGCAGCAATAAACTCCTCATGTTGCACGAGGAGGAGCTAATACAGCAG GTGGTGGGGAAGAAGGAGACCCATGACTACAGGTGTCTGTTTAGGATCTGCTTTGTGCCGAGAAACCATCAAGACATGCTGGAGGACGACCCGGTGGCCTTTGAGTACCTGTatcttcag tgtgtgagtgatgtGTTGCAGGAGAGGTTTGCAGTGGAGATGAAGTGTAATACTGCTCTAAGACTGGCAGCACTACACATTCAGGAGCGACTGGCCAGTTCTGGACAGTCCCCTAAAACCCCACTGAAAACTGTCAC GAAGGAGTGGGGAATTGAGAGCTTCGTCTCCACAACCCTGCTGAGGAACATGAGAGAGAAGGACCTGAGGAAAGCCATCAGCTACCATATGAAAAGAACCATAAACCTGGAGCCTAAACAGAAG CTAATTTCTGTGAACCAGGCGAGGCTGAACTACCTGAATGATATGGGGGAGCTCAAGTCGTATGGGGGGAGATCGTTCAGTGCCACTCTAATG CTTCAAGACAGAGAATCCATGGTGAGTTTACTCGTTGGTGCTCAGTATGGCGTGAGCCAAGTGATCAACCACAAACTGAGCATCATGACCACGCTGACAGAGTTCACCAGCATCACCAGAGTGGAGCTCATTCCGGAGTCTGAGCGCGTCAGCCTGGTCAAAATCTACCTCCAGGACATCAAGGTAGAAGAA CCAATCACTCTGCTGCTGGAGTCGGCGGCAGCCAAAGAGCTGTCCTGTCTGGTGGCTGGTTACTGCAAGCTGATGGTGAACCCGAACGTCTGCGTGTTCCCGTGGACAAGTAGCCGCAAGAGCCCTCGGATATCAGCAGAGGAGG GATATGTGTCTCGCTGTGGCAGCGACTCCGAAGACTCCGACACCGACGTGGACGCTCTGCTGGCTCACGTGGCCAGTGCTGCACATGACAGCCACCAGAGGGCCAAAGAGCCACTGGCGAAAGAGGCGGAAAGGACAGATAAAGAACAGGGTGGAGAGGAGAAGACGGAGCAGGACAACAAAGACACAACAGACAATTCAGCAGAGAATGGAAGAGAAACCGAGACACAGAAAAGGGAAGAAAAGGAGCATGACGAAGAGATCAGAAATATGCAGCGGGAAGGTGGAGCGACTGTGGAGAATGAGGAAAGTTCTGAACAGGGACAGACAGGACTGTTGGAGGAGCCAGCATCAGAGGCGTCTGATTCGTGCCGAACAGACTCCCATGTCCTCTGTAGTGTCTCCAGCGATTCCATGGATGCCCTGGAGGAAGATGACCTGCTAACGTTCTTCTCTGCTACCCGGCCCTGCCATCTGAGCGTGAGAGACGCATACCGTCTGCACGAAAGCCTGTCCCCAGTGCCACGCCACGAGTCTCCGTCAATCGATGGTTGCCACCGAAGCCTGTCCCATAGCGATGGGGACAGTGACCCTTTCCAGTGTTTGGCAGCGCTCTCGAGCATGGCAGCAAGTCTGCCAAGTCCGCCGGAGGccagcgaggaagaggaggacggtGGCGAGGAGGAGACGGGCAGTGATGTCTGCGTGTTCACCTTCAAACAGAGCGACGCTCGCCACTTCTACAACATATGCTCCAGTGTCACACCCGACAGCGCCCGCAGTTTACCCAGGATTCCCTCGcagggggagggagaggaagaagagCGAGAGATGGCCTCCGTACCCCTCCTTCGGCCCCCGCCTGGCTTTGGGGACAGCAGCTCAGATGACGAGTTTTTCGATGCTCAGGAGAGACTGGTGTCCCCAGAACAGCCATCATCTGCCAGTATGACCCGAG AAAATTCAACTGAATCCAGTGGCATAAAACGAACTCTCAGTCTGAGTGACATTGGCCTTAAAGTGACTGAAGGAAGCAacgagagaagaggagaggcgtggcaaaCAGAGGACAGAGACAGGACATTTTCGCTGTCGGAGAGAAGATCGCGAAAACGCCGGTCCTTCTTGGAGACGGATTTCACTTCCCTCGTGTCATTTCCAGGCCAGAACCAAAGATGGCGGCAACAGGACGGGGGACCCATTCACAGCGCTGAGGGGTTTCAGGGCATCGGCCACAATCCATGCCCTACAGTGATGTCTTTTACCTGTACTGAGTCCGAACCGTACCAACTCGAATCCAAACCAATCACCGTGTCCCGCCGCAGGGCGGCCAGCAGTGCTCTCCGCGAGCACGGTAACCACAGGAGGCGGCACTTAACAGAGATGGAGGTAGAACCTGATGCCATGGAAACCAAAGCGGTAACTGAGCTTCTGCCCACTGCTATATCGGCCGTGCGCTCGTGTGCAGAGCCCGACCAGAGTAGAAATGCTGACCGGGAAGGGGAACCGGTAGGTGGCTTGTTCGAAAGTCTCTTTGCTAGCCACTTATTTTTCAGGCAGCCAGACGGGAAGATACAAAACCACGACTCAGCGAACGATGAGGATGGACAGATAAATAGGCCTTCTTGCCCTGACCAGGAGGAGCCTCCTGCCACTCTGCACCAGTACTCCATCCCAATCATACTCTGCACATCGAACTCTGATGCAGAGGGATCAGAAGAACTGGAAATGGAACCGTTCGTGTCTTCCACTAACAGGTCGAATGGGGTGGAATCAGGCCAGAGGGTTCTGTCCCAggctgaggaagaagaggaagatacAGATAGCACTGGGGAGACTTCCTATCAGGAGCCCCCAAAATCCTTGGAGCCCCAGACTAGCTTTTTAATGTCTCCATGTTCCACAGGGATCATGGGTCGTCTATCAGCCTCTACACTGAGGGGGAAGATCCAGAGTCTTCCGCTTTACCTGTCTCGTTCCCAAGAAATGAATAGTGAGGACTTTGTTGAATCTAACCCTACGTTCAGAAGAAGGTtctcagagacagagagagggagaagacatCATGGAAATGAGCATGTGCATGAGGAAAAGCAGGAAGCTGTCACCTCTGATGTCACTGAGGTGAAGGTGGTGACAATTGTGTCTGAAGAGGTTACAGAGGTGATCGAGGAGGTGTTGGAGGTTGGTCAGCGAAGCCCAGCCTCCCGGACCGAGGCGAACGCCCCTCACAGCCCTCGGCCACAGAAAGACGTCCCGTTCAAACATGACCCCACCAATAACAACAGCCCACCAATGGTGGTAGTGAccacacagagtctgaatggacCTTGGGGGATAAGCTGCCCCCATGCTGGTGACCAAACCCACATGCACTTTCTCCCGTCGGGGTGTGGCATGTTCACAAACTTTGATTCTCGGCCTACCCTGTCCCAGCCACAGTCTTTGCCCAACGCAAGCCCGCAGGGAAAGCCGGATTTAGGCTGTAACTCCATGCTTGCCCAGGGCTGTGAGGTGCTTCTGGAAGGAGTCCAGACCCCGATGGAAGTGTGTGGCTGCCAGTCTGTCTACACCAACTGCTTCAGTGGCGTCCTGGACAAGGACAGCTTCGATGACGAGCTGACGGTTTATGAGTTCTCCTGCCGCACACAAGGAAACATCACTGGGGGTCTTCCTTTTGTGGCcatcccccctcctccctcttctTCCCCGTTctcccccacctcctcctcctcttcttcctcacccCTTCCATCGTTCCCCTGTGTGGTCCTACCCCCCTCCAACGAGCTCAGCCCCCTGCTCTCCCCACTCGAGCGTGTCCACTGTTTCCTGTCTGAGCGCGAAGACGGGACCATTGCTGCTTTACTGACCCGCAAATACTCCTCAGCCCCTGCTGGCTTCTCAGCACTCCAAAAGGACGTAGAGACGCTCCTGTCCCTCTTGGGGAGTGCTCTGTCCACGCGTGGCGGTATCCATGAGGCACTGGAGCATCACAGGGACTCGTGTGCCGCACACTTCTCGGAAAACAAGAGGTGCCTGCACGCGGAGGCCCGCGGGCTGTTAGCGGGGTGCCAGCAGGTGGTGCGGACTGGACAGAGCCCCGAGGAGACCCTGCAGGCGCTGGTGCAGAGCTTCCGTGCCCTGGTGCAGCTGGCGTCCATCTGCCTGTACTTCACCAGCTGCGCGCGGTGCCAGGAGCGCCACGCGCAGGCACTGGCCGGCCTGGCGGACGTGACGCGGACGTACCGGGAGTTCGCCCGCGCGGCCGAGCACGTCGGCAGCACCGCCACCGGCAAGCCGAGCAGCTGCCACGACCTCAGCATCAAGTTGCTGGCACGCCAGTGCACAGCCCTCACCACCTCGGTGTTCTGCCTCACACAACTCTTCCGCACCCTCACTGCACTCTGA